The genomic DNA GGCTTTCAAGCATCAGACCGCCCGCGCATATTGCTGCAAGAGGATTGATGATATTCTGCCCTTTGTATTTTGGAGCAGAGCCGCCGATAGGCTCAAACATCGAGACCCCGCCGGGATCAGGATTAATATTTCCGCCTGCTGCTATTCCCATTCCGCCCTGTATCATCGCGCCGAGGTCTGTGATGATATCTCCGAACATATTGTCTGTAACTATCACATCGAACCATTCAGGGTTCTTTACAAACCACATGGTTAATGCATCAACATGAACGTAATCTGTTTTAATGCCAGGATACTCTTTAGCAACTTCATTGAATGTCCTTTCCCAGAGGTCAAATGCAAATGTAAGGACGTTTGTTTTTCCACAGAGAGTCAACTTCTTCCCCTTGGGATTGTTCCTCTTTTTGCAATATTCAAACGCGTAGCGGATACAGCGCTCGACGCCTTTTCTGGTGTTGATCGACTCCTGAACAGATACCTCATCAGGCGTGCCTTTTTTCAGAACTCCGCCTGCGCCGACATAAAGCCCTTCTGTATTTTCTCTCACAACGACAAAGTCTATATCTTCAGGCCCTTTATCCTTGAGAGGGCATTCTATGCCGGGGTAGAGTTTTACAGGCCTCAGGTTTATGTACTGGTCAAGCTCAAAGCGAAGTCTCAGGAGTATGCCTTTTTCAAGGATGCCTGGTTTAACATCAGGATGGCCTATAGCTCCGAGATAAATGGCATCATGTTTTCTCAGGTCGGCAACTGCGCTGTCCGGGAGAACTTCACCTGTCCTTAAGTATC from Thermodesulfovibrionia bacterium includes the following:
- a CDS encoding 3-isopropylmalate dehydrogenase gives rise to the protein MSKTYNIAVIPGDGTGPEVIAEGVKVLNAMSEKSGFKLDLHYYDFGGDRYLRTGEVLPDSAVADLRKHDAIYLGAIGHPDVKPGILEKGILLRLRFELDQYINLRPVKLYPGIECPLKDKGPEDIDFVVVRENTEGLYVGAGGVLKKGTPDEVSVQESINTRKGVERCIRYAFEYCKKRNNPKGKKLTLCGKTNVLTFAFDLWERTFNEVAKEYPGIKTDYVHVDALTMWFVKNPEWFDVIVTDNMFGDIITDLGAMIQGGMGIAAGGNINPDPGGVSMFEPIGGSAPKYKGQNIINPLAAICAGGLMLESLGETASGKAIEAAVMKVTANDIKSLAAGKMGYSTTEVGDLVVKNL